A genomic window from Blastococcus saxobsidens DD2 includes:
- a CDS encoding putative Restriction modification system DNA specificity domain: MNAFPLRPVWAVADEVRQVIDPADVAGDVVHYNIPALEATGEPTVEPASDIKSGKLLLRGDEVIISRLNPRKSRVVRTRPHSLPILASTEFVPLRPVGCDARFLTYCLLSETTRQLLDSEVRSVTRSHQRVDPLNISRLAIPSPELDEQRRIAAFLDDQVGRLNTVIDLRERQARLLESRATAHAESLLRPAQGWVEVPARHLVSEVAVGIVIQPAALYTHFTDGVPAVRGTDISPGLMNPENLIRISPEGHAANQRSRLRSGDVLVVRSGRAGAACRVPEWLVDGNCIDVVIVRSGPGADAGYLEHSINSPRAQESISEHSTGAIQRHFGVEAMRALPLVRRPVAEQAAIAAELDRGRREHERAVNLVDASKGKLIERKQALITAAVTGQFDVTTARAVA, translated from the coding sequence ATGAACGCCTTCCCGCTTCGGCCCGTCTGGGCGGTGGCCGACGAAGTCCGCCAAGTGATCGATCCTGCAGACGTTGCTGGAGATGTCGTCCACTACAACATCCCGGCACTCGAGGCGACCGGCGAGCCGACAGTCGAGCCCGCCAGCGATATCAAGTCGGGCAAGCTTCTCCTGCGGGGCGATGAAGTCATCATCAGTCGCCTAAACCCCCGGAAGAGCCGGGTCGTACGGACTCGGCCACACAGCCTACCTATTCTCGCCTCGACGGAGTTCGTTCCGCTACGTCCCGTCGGCTGCGACGCGCGTTTTCTGACCTACTGCCTGCTCTCCGAGACGACCCGCCAACTTCTTGACTCCGAGGTTCGTTCCGTAACGCGCAGCCACCAACGCGTCGACCCCTTGAATATTTCTCGACTGGCGATCCCGAGTCCTGAGCTTGATGAACAGCGACGGATCGCCGCATTCCTTGATGATCAGGTCGGACGACTCAATACCGTGATCGATCTTCGGGAACGACAAGCGCGACTATTAGAATCGCGAGCAACGGCCCATGCCGAATCACTTCTGCGACCCGCACAGGGGTGGGTCGAAGTGCCGGCACGCCATCTCGTCAGCGAGGTGGCTGTCGGCATTGTGATTCAACCGGCGGCTCTCTACACCCACTTCACCGACGGTGTGCCTGCGGTTCGAGGAACCGACATCTCCCCTGGACTCATGAACCCTGAGAACCTCATCCGCATCTCACCCGAAGGGCATGCGGCAAACCAACGTTCGAGGCTGCGGTCCGGCGATGTACTGGTCGTCCGCTCCGGGCGAGCAGGCGCTGCCTGCCGGGTTCCCGAGTGGCTGGTGGACGGTAACTGCATCGATGTGGTCATCGTTCGCTCGGGCCCCGGGGCCGACGCTGGCTACCTCGAGCACAGCATTAACTCGCCGAGGGCGCAGGAGTCCATCTCTGAGCACTCGACGGGAGCGATCCAGCGCCACTTCGGAGTCGAAGCAATGCGGGCACTTCCACTGGTGCGGCGCCCGGTCGCCGAGCAGGCCGCAATCGCCGCGGAGCTCGACCGAGGTCGTAGAGAGCATGAGCGCGCCGTGAACCTGGTCGATGCCAGCAAGGGGAAGCTGATCGAACGTAAACAGGCGCTGATCACCGCCGCGGTGACCGGCCAGTTCGACGTCACGACGGCTCGGGCGGTGGCGTGA
- a CDS encoding type I restriction-modification system subunit M, which yields MDGFEGKVQFVWQVADLLRGDYKPAEYRGVILPLLVLRRLDAVLEESKPAVLARAEQLKGVTDNPDVLLRDAAGVPFYNVSPLTFTKLLDSPNNLAQQLRAYIGAFSPGAAQVLEKYRFDEQISRLDDAGLLYLVLGKFADLDLRPEVVPNHAMGYIFEELLRRFSELSNETAGEHFTPREVIRLIVNLLFGEDSDVLTGTAPVRSIYDPACGTGGMLNIADQYLTRLNPKARLEMFGQELNPETWAIARSDLLIQGQDPERIVLGNTLTADGHADKRFDYLLANPPFGVDWNKSAAAIKAEAAQPGGRFSAGLPRVSDGSLLFLQQMIARMKPAEDGGSRVAIVFSGSPLFAGAAESGESNIRRWIIENDWLEGIVALPDQLFYNTGISTYVWIVTNRKRPEREGKVALIDARGEWSKMRKSLGDKRKYLDDAHIEEITRLYHDAPELTDADERVKVFHDDVFGFRRITVERPLRRRWMVTEETVEQVAAAKPVVALSLGDDDARRTHDALLGALSDLVGTTEDTEPAFVKLLLNACTARKQIGLPPAIKKTVLAAAAVADPAAPVVTDKKGEPLPDPDLRDNENVPLTEDVDEYVEREVLPHVPDAWVDHTKTKIGYEIPFTRFFYRYVPPRPLAEIDAELEAVEAEIRRVLAGLKR from the coding sequence GTGGACGGGTTCGAGGGCAAGGTCCAGTTCGTGTGGCAGGTCGCCGACCTGCTGCGCGGTGACTACAAGCCGGCGGAGTACCGCGGGGTGATCCTCCCGCTGCTGGTGCTGCGCCGGCTGGACGCCGTCCTGGAGGAGAGCAAGCCGGCGGTGCTGGCTCGCGCCGAGCAGCTGAAGGGCGTGACCGACAACCCCGACGTCCTGCTCCGGGACGCAGCGGGGGTGCCGTTCTACAACGTCAGCCCGCTGACCTTCACCAAGCTGCTCGACTCTCCCAACAACCTCGCCCAGCAACTGCGCGCCTACATCGGGGCCTTCTCCCCCGGCGCGGCGCAGGTGCTGGAGAAGTACCGGTTCGACGAGCAGATCAGCCGACTGGACGACGCCGGTCTGCTGTACCTGGTGCTGGGCAAGTTCGCCGACCTGGACCTGCGGCCGGAGGTCGTGCCCAACCACGCGATGGGCTACATCTTCGAGGAGCTGCTGCGGCGCTTCTCCGAGCTCTCGAACGAAACTGCCGGTGAGCACTTCACCCCGCGCGAGGTCATCCGGCTGATCGTCAACCTGCTGTTCGGCGAGGACTCCGACGTGCTCACCGGCACCGCCCCGGTGCGGTCGATCTACGACCCGGCGTGCGGCACCGGCGGCATGCTCAACATCGCCGACCAGTACCTGACCCGGCTCAACCCGAAGGCCCGGCTGGAGATGTTCGGCCAGGAGCTCAACCCCGAGACGTGGGCGATCGCGCGGTCGGACCTGCTCATCCAGGGCCAGGACCCGGAGCGGATCGTGCTGGGCAACACGCTCACCGCCGACGGGCACGCGGACAAGCGCTTCGACTACCTGCTGGCCAACCCGCCGTTCGGAGTGGACTGGAACAAGTCCGCCGCCGCAATCAAGGCCGAGGCGGCGCAGCCCGGCGGCAGGTTCAGCGCCGGCCTCCCCCGCGTCTCCGACGGCAGCCTGCTGTTCCTGCAGCAGATGATCGCCCGCATGAAGCCGGCGGAGGACGGCGGCAGCCGCGTCGCGATCGTCTTCTCCGGCAGCCCGCTGTTCGCCGGGGCGGCGGAGTCGGGCGAGAGCAACATCCGCCGCTGGATCATCGAGAACGACTGGCTCGAAGGCATCGTCGCGCTGCCGGACCAGCTCTTCTACAACACCGGGATCAGCACCTACGTCTGGATCGTCACCAACCGCAAGCGCCCCGAGCGGGAGGGCAAGGTCGCGCTGATCGACGCCCGCGGCGAGTGGTCGAAGATGCGCAAGTCGCTCGGCGACAAGCGCAAGTACCTCGACGACGCGCACATCGAGGAAATCACCCGGCTCTACCACGACGCCCCGGAACTCACGGACGCCGACGAGCGGGTCAAGGTCTTCCACGACGACGTGTTCGGCTTCCGCCGGATCACCGTCGAGCGCCCGCTCCGCCGCCGCTGGATGGTGACCGAGGAGACCGTCGAGCAGGTCGCCGCGGCCAAGCCGGTGGTTGCCCTGTCCCTTGGGGACGACGACGCGCGGCGGACCCACGACGCCCTGCTCGGCGCTCTGTCCGACCTGGTGGGGACGACGGAGGACACCGAGCCGGCCTTCGTGAAGTTGCTGCTCAACGCCTGCACCGCACGGAAGCAGATCGGCCTGCCGCCCGCGATCAAGAAGACCGTGCTCGCGGCTGCGGCCGTCGCCGATCCGGCTGCGCCGGTGGTGACCGACAAAAAGGGCGAGCCGCTCCCCGACCCGGACCTGCGCGACAACGAGAACGTGCCGTTGACCGAGGACGTCGACGAGTACGTCGAGCGCGAGGTGCTGCCGCACGTGCCCGACGCCTGGGTCGACCACACTAAAACCAAGATCGGCTACGAGATCCCGTTCACCCGGTTCTTCTACAGGTACGTCCCGCCCAGGCCGCTCGCCGAGATCGACGCCGAGTTGGAAGCGGTGGAAGCCGAGATCCGCCGGGTGCTGGCAGGGCTGAAGCGATGA
- a CDS encoding type II toxin-antitoxin system Phd/YefM family antitoxin, producing the protein MTVESLRSVRDHLSEVVDRVEHQHERVTITRNGRDAAVLISPEDLAQLEEALSVLSDSEALADIREADAAYARGDVVRGVEAVRRLRREG; encoded by the coding sequence GTGACCGTCGAGTCCCTCAGATCCGTCCGCGACCATTTGTCCGAAGTCGTCGACCGGGTCGAGCACCAGCACGAGCGGGTGACGATCACCCGCAACGGCCGGGACGCGGCCGTCCTCATCAGCCCTGAGGATCTTGCCCAGCTCGAAGAGGCGCTCTCGGTTCTCAGCGACTCGGAGGCTCTCGCGGACATCCGCGAGGCCGACGCCGCGTACGCCCGCGGTGATGTCGTCCGCGGTGTCGAGGCCGTTCGCCGGCTTCGCCGTGAGGGATGA
- a CDS encoding type II toxin-antitoxin system RelE family toxin, with the protein MSSAVSRPFAGFAVRDEEYELVLTPPARWAPSERLPEAVAVAVVDFFTTAPAQRPQWMGKQLRGDLAEVWAARRGTYRVLYRVREDTREVVVLGIDHRRDAYRPQ; encoded by the coding sequence ATGTCGTCCGCGGTGTCGAGGCCGTTCGCCGGCTTCGCCGTGAGGGATGAGGAGTACGAACTCGTCCTCACGCCGCCGGCTCGGTGGGCGCCGAGCGAGCGGCTTCCCGAGGCAGTCGCCGTTGCAGTGGTCGACTTCTTCACCACAGCGCCCGCCCAACGCCCGCAGTGGATGGGCAAGCAACTGCGTGGTGATCTGGCCGAGGTGTGGGCGGCGCGGCGTGGCACCTACCGGGTGCTCTACCGCGTGCGGGAGGACACGCGCGAAGTCGTCGTCCTCGGCATCGATCACCGTCGCGATGCCTATCGACCACAGTGA